In Aspergillus nidulans FGSC A4 chromosome IV, a single window of DNA contains:
- a CDS encoding uncharacterized protein (transcript_id=CADANIAT00000256) codes for MSLYPAPWLVIRGYWAAMLGFKRMQKEPSKVETILAAYNTEQPALSGKQPSSIYLMGQSSLQAVVASLSSLGADRGGAQRAAQQCSFVGRCSEPRGLFGGPSSV; via the exons ccctgccccctggctg GTAATTAG AGGCTACTGGGCAGCTATGCTAG gctttaaaa ggatg cagaaggagccctctaaggtagagactattcttgctgcatata ATACAGAGcagcca GC gctcagtggaaagcagccttcctccatatACCT TAtgggccagagctccctccaagcagtggtggcaagtctGTCCTCCCTAGGGGCAGACaggggtggggcacagagagcagcccagcagtgctcttttgttggcaggtgtagtgagcccaggggcttgtttgggggtccctcttctgtctga
- a CDS encoding uncharacterized protein (transcript_id=CADANIAT00000257), whose protein sequence is MEVDDSPPGGARPGTPLLGENSEPPSGPTTPTPLPRNSLKRRALFSLQKTPTAAPVPVSYLLQAPSICKQGRPRDLAQGLAARFVSLAKQDSPQLIPLITAAAPPQPSRQIEQPNQPPTPEACKGPLKRQTSQPTTWASLTAPRASQGNWQTIAPEHCMQAKQPAQQKLKQPNKTDHCIFLCLPASSSLWAIRPHGIQVTLAGKVPDRIAQVQVISTGYVITTTEQGKVFLLSEKAASLAGDGYFEILTEYHQVIVPWIPKQLWSLDR, encoded by the exons atggaggtggatgactcccccccaggcggagcccgtccggggactccgctcctgggtgaaaactctgaacccccctcaggacctaccaccccgacccccctaccccggaactccctgaagagaagggccttattctccctacagaagactcccactgcagctccggtccctgtatcctATTTGCTGCAAGCCCCATCAATCTGCaagcag ggccgcccaagagacctggcccaggggcttgcagccagatttgtttccctagcaaaacaggactcccctcagctGATTCCTCTGAtaacagcagctgcacccccacagccatccaggcagatagaacagccaaaccaacctcctactcctgaagcttgcaaAGGCCCCCTGAAGaggcaaacctcgcagcctacaacctgggcatccctgacagccccaagagctagtcaggggaactggcaaactattgccccagaacactgtatgcaagccaagcaaccagcacaacaaaagctgaagcagccaaacaagactgaccactgcatcttcctctgcctcccggcctcctctagcctctgGGCTATtagaccacatggcatccagGTCACCCTTGCAGGGAAAGTTCCAGACAGGATTGCACAGGTGCAAGTAATATCAACAGGATATGTAATTACTACaactgaacaaggcaaggtcttcttactatcagagaaggctgcaagcctagctggggatggataCTTTGAAATACTAACAGAGTATcaccaggttattgtcccctggatcccaaaacaactctggtccctggatagatag